Within the Barnesiella intestinihominis YIT 11860 genome, the region TAAGCCCCGCCACGCCGATGGTACTGCGCAAGTGGGAGAGTAGGTAGCCGCCAACTTATAGGAGAGAGAGCCGGAGAGGGAGAACCCCTTCGGCTTTCTCTCTTTTTGTATATAGGACTCACAACGAGGCAAGGCAGGAGAGACACATGAACGCCCCTAAAGTCACATCGTTTCCATGATTATCCCTCTCCCCTGTACCGGAATGCCGAACAGGAGAGAAGTGCTAAGCCCCTCGGTAACGAGTGCAGAAATTTTTCGTTACTCTTGTACCAAAGCCTTTTTGAAAATAGCTTCGACTTCATTGGGATAGATACCGCCCTCGTGCACCTTTTCGTCTGCGATGTAAAACGTTGGAACGTAATAGTAATCATATTGGTCTGCAATATCGGGGTGTTCGGTTTCTTCAATGGTTTCGATGACAATGTCTTTATATACGGGACGTTTTTTCAATTCGTCGATGTAATTGAATGCCCGTTTACAAAATGGGCAACGAGCTTGATAGAATAATTTGATGGGCTTCATTTTCGTAGATTGTTTTTTTTATATACAAATATACTTTCTATTTTGGAGTGTAGTATTTTTACTTGTATTATTTTTGTATGAAATGCAAAGTATGAAGATATATGAAACGTTTTTATCAAATGGGTTTAATTGTTGCGGTGATTTCAGTATTATCGTTCGTATCGTGCGGCGTGCACAGTAAAAATTCGTATTTGAAAGAGTTCAAATCGTTTGTGGATAAGGTGGAGAATACCGATTTCGAAACCGAGGCGGATTGGAATGAGGCATTGAAAGAGTACGAGCGGTTTACCACAACGTATTATGAAGAGTATAAAGATAAACTGACCGAAGAAGATTTAGTGGAGATTGGACGCTTGCAGGGACGTTTTATGAAAGCTTCGATGACAAGAGGTGCTAAATTTATCGAAAAAAATTTCAATGATGCCATGCAACAGGCATCCGGATTACTCGATGGTCTATTCGAAGTGAATGAAGACGAAGAATAAATTTTAACGTCTTGTTTTTTAGCCCCGGAGTGATTCTTCGGGGCTTTTTTATTAAAAAATGGTTCGAATAAAGAATTATGGAGATGGATCTCGCTTTCTTGTGACGTTTCTTTATGTTTGGATATAAGGTGCGGTTCAACAGAAAAAATAAGCAAAACTCTTTTTTTTGCACTTACCTTTCACTACTTTTGTAAAGTATGTGAAAATGAAGTGTGACTTGGCGGAATAAAATTCTGTGTTTGTCTTTCGTTATTTTTGCAGAGGAGAGGGGCAGTCCTTTCCAATACATATTAAATTAAAAAGAAGCGTTATGCTTGTCTTGTAGTTTGAAAACGTAGGAAATTTTCGAAACGAGATACAAGGTTAGGCATGGTGGTTCTCACGCATCACGGGCGTGGGCTGCTATCTCATATCTGTATCTCGGGTTTCCTACGACCTTCAAACTGTGGTGTGAGTGTTCAGTTCCACGCTTCGTTGTTATATTAAACCTTCTTATGGGGACGGTAAAAAGAATCTTTTCGCTATGAAACCGATAGGGGAACTCATTAAAGAGCGATTGAAAGCCGAGGAGCGCAGTGTCGCTTGGTTTGCCCGCAAACTCTCTTGCAGCCGGGTCAATGTGTACAAGATATTCTGCAAAGAGTATATCGATACCGAGTTGCTCACCCGTATTTCTCGAATCTTGAATTATGATTTTTTTCAATATTTCTCGGAACACTTGAAAGAGAAGTAAGCCGTCTGTTTGACTTTTTGATGGGATAAATGTTTTACATAGAGGGCTGTGAAGGGGTTTCCAATCGGTGTTCAATTTCTACTTATTTGCGACAGTAGTGTCAATTTATAGATGATATGAGATTGTTCTTAATTTCTCTTTTTGGGATTTTATTTGCATAATAAAATAATAAAGAGGAAATGAGAAAATTCAAACTACTATTGATAAGTGTTTTGTTTCCGTGTATGTGTATGGGTGAAGGTGCTTATCATGAGGATAATGAGTTTATTATAAGGGCTGGATTCACAGGCTCTCATTTGCGTTATAAGGATAATATAGGGGGGACTGTAAATGTATCGTATATTCCATTTGAAATAAATTCTTGTGGGATTGGGTGGAATGCCAATTTTACAAAGACTAAGGATTATTATAGTATCAGTCCGTTGGGTGCGACAGCAACATTATTAACATTCTTGGGGTATACAGTGTCGTCAGAGATGGATAGTTGGATTCGGACTGTATTGTTTTGTATGGCCGCAGAAAGTATGGGATTGTATATTCCCATTGGGAAAAATTTTGAGTTACAGCCCTATTGGAGTTTATTAAGATTATCCAAATGGCAGAAAGAAAAAATACTTATTACCGGAGCTTTTGGTTTAGCCGCTACGGTTTATATAAAAAAGTTTTCTATAACTGCTTATGGAGAGTATTCCTATGGATATGGAAATTCCGATTGGTGGGGCGAAACACTTAGTAATGTTTTTACAGATGCAGAGGACACTTATTACAATAGGTATGAAAAGCCCTGTACCCCTTTCAAAGGTTGGATCTATGGGGTTACATTAGGATTTAGTTTTAATCTTTAATATTGTGATCCAGAGTTCTAAATAAATAGATAAGGACAAGCCGAAAACCTTATAGAGTAGGCATTAATATAAATTATTTATTATGAGAAAGTTGTTTTTATTAGGAATGCTGGTTGTTGTACCTTTTGTATTTGCAGTGCAATATTCTGGAACCGACGTGGAAGAAATGCAAAAAGAACGGTGTGGAGGCTATTCCAATCCTCCTTGTAAATGTTGTGATGGTAAGGGGCGTACTGAGTGTACAATGTGTGACGGTACTGGGTGGCGTATATGCTCTTTTTGTGGTGGTGAAGGAACTATTGATCGAGGAAATGGGAAAGAAACATGTGCTAATTGCAATGGAAAAGGGCAATTTAAGTGTGGATATTGCAAAAAAGGAGAACGTATATGTACCTGTTGTAATGGAACTGGTAAACAGAGACATGTAGGACGATGAGTTGTTATTCGGTTGTGCCTTTATTGTTTCGTTTTTTTAGTCTATTTGTGAGAGTTCAGCTCTAAGAATAAGCTAATTAACGAGATGACAGATGTGAAAAAGACTGTGTTGAACCGCATTATGAGATTAGAAATTTTATAGAGTAGGAGTAAATATGATTTTGATTATGAGGAAGATATATTTGAAATTGATTGTTTTATTCTATGTTTTATGTTGTAACACATCAATTCTGTTTGCCCAAAAGGATATAGAACAAGAGAAGATAGGCTGTTATTGTAATACAGTGGAAGTAGAAAAATCTTGTCATCGATGTGGAGGTAAATTAAAAAGTGCAGTGATAAAAGGAAAGAAGAAGTGTCCTAATTGTAAAGGCTCCGGAACTGTTAAAAGCTACGATAATGGAAGATCGGTGAGGGTGAAGTGTACGGTAGAGCATAATGGGTATGATGCCAGTGTTGGTGGTTATTTTATTTATGAGTATAAATCTGGATTGAAATGCGAAAATTGTGGCGAAGAATATAGCCGATAATAAAACAGACGGAATTGTAAAAAAAACAATTCCGTCTGTTTTATTATTGTATAAGTATTCAATACTTATTATACGAAATCACCTCGTCGGCAGATTTTCGTTTTTTCTCCCGAAGCGGTTGGGTGGAGTATCCCACTACGATGTCGAGAATGACTCGTTTCTTATCGGGAATATGCAGTAGTTTACGCACGGCTTTCTCGTCGAACCAACCGAGTATGCAACTGCCCAATCCTTCGGCAGTGGCGGCGAGGGTGATGTGTGCGGCAGCTATACCGATGTCGAGCAGCGGAAATTGTTTGTCCTTGATGAGCCCGCCTATGCCCGATGTGAAATTGGGTCGCTCCTCCACGACAAGGATATGCACGGGAGCCTGTTTGGTGAAGTGGTTCATGCCCAATATGCGGCTGGCCACGGCATCGGCCACTTGGTTTCGCAACTCGGGTTCGTCCACTACGATGAAGTGCCACGGTTGCGCATTGCAGGCCGAGGGTGCTATACGGGCGGCTTCGAGAATACGCCGTATTTTTTCGGGTTCGACCGGACGTTCGGGATCGTACTGGCGGTCGCTTTGCCGGTGGTTGATAATTTCGTAGATATCCATTTTGTTCTAATCTTTTTCGAAGTGCATGATACGGCTGATGTATTTGCCGATAATGTCGAATTCGAGGTTCACTATACTGCCTTCCTTGATTTGGTGGAAATTGGTATGCTCGTAGGTGTAGGGAATGATCGCCACTTGGAAACTGTTGTCTTGCGAGTTGCATACGGTGAGGCTTACCCCGTTCACGGTAACCGATCCTTTCTCTACGGTCATATAGCCTTTGGCAGCCATTTCGGGATTGAGGTCGTAGGTGAAGGTATAGTATCGGCTTCCGTCGACAAGATCGATTTTTGTGCAGCGGGCTGTCTGGTCCACATGGCCTTGCACGATGTGTCCGTCGAGGCGGCCGTTCATGAGCATGCTACGTTCGAGATTCACTTTGTCTCCGACAGAGAGAGTCCCTAAGTTGCTGCGTTCGAGGGTTTCTTGTATGGCAGTGACCGTATAGTGATCTCCTTCGATGTTTACGACCGTGAGGCACACGCCGTTGTGAGCGACGCTTTGGTCGATTTTCAATTCGTGAGCGAACGAACTTTTGAGCGTAAGGTGCAAATTCCCGTTATCCCGTTTCAAGGCAACGATGGGAGCGGCTTCTTCGACAATTCCTGAAAACATAATTTAATGAATTAGGGGTTATAAATAGACAAAGTCAAAAATACGAAAATTGTTCGGATTGTTATGCCGTTTATTCCCGAAAATAGTTATTTTTGAGAAAGGATTTCCTTTCATGTTAAAAAGTGCTACTATGGAAATATTGCTCCCGAAAAGAAACGATAGCGCACAAACCGAAAAACTGTTGTCGCGGACGGTAACGGTCGTTGGCGCGAATGGAGCCGGAAAAAGCCGGTTCGGAGTGGAAATAGCTCGACGGATACAAGACCATGCTTTTTGGCTTTCGGCTCAAAAGGCATTGTGCATTATGCCGCCTCACGAAGTTTGGCCGGGGTCTATCGAAGCCATGTATCAGGAGTTTATGGAGTATTCTTACTATGTATCGAAGGATACCCCTACCGAATTCGACCAGTTGCTTTTCTTGCTGTTGAGCGAGGAGTGCCGCAATCTGTTCGAGTATAAATTCAAAACGCCAAAGGGGGGGCATATCGACTTCCCCGAGACTCGTTTGGATAGAGTTCAAAAGCTGTGGGAACGGGTTTTCCCGAGAAATAAAATGTTGCGGGCCGAGGGGCGTTTGTTGATTCAAAGCGAGAATTCGGAGCCTTTCAATCCTTTGCGACTGAGTTCGGGGGAGAAGGCGGTGCTCTATTATATAGCAGGTGTGCTGTTTGCTATGCCCAATGCTGTGATTTTGGTGGAAGATCCTGAATTCTATCTGCACCATTCCATTATGAAATCGCTGTGGGATTCGATTGAGAACTTGCGCAAGGATTGTACTTTTGTTTATCTGACGCACGATTTGGATTTCGCGGCTTCGCGTGTCGAGAGTACTTGTATTTGGGTCCGTTCGTTCGATGCCGACCGCATGAGTTGGGACTATGAGTTTATCCGTAACGACGACTCTTTTCCCGAAGGCATGTATTTGGATATATTGGGCAGCCGCAAACCGGTATTGTTTATCGAGGGAGCAGCTACCGGAAGTATCGATGTGAAACTCTATCCCTATATTTTCCCTGAATACACCGTGAAGCCGTTGGGTGGTTGTAATAAGGTAATAGAAGCGACAAGGGCTTTTGCCGATTTGAAGGAGATACACCATCTCGAATCTAGGGGAATTGTCGACAGGGATCGGCGGACGGAGCGAGAAGTCGAGTATTTGCGCAGTCGTCATGTGTATGTGCCCGAAGTAGCGGAAGTGGAGAATCTGTTAATGCTCGAAGGGGTGATTCGCTCGGTTGCCCGACGTATGAAACGAAACGAGAACAAAGTATTCGAAATAGTAAAAAACAATGTCATTCAGTTGTTCGCACAAGAGATAGAGTCGCAGGCATTGTTACATACCCGTCACCGCATACGGCGTGATTTGGAATATAAAATCGACCGGAGGTTCAACGATATCGGTTCGTTCGAGGACCATATCGACCATTTGACGGACGATACCGATGTACGCGGACTTTATAATATGATTTGCAGTCAATTCCGTACATTTGTCAAGAACAGAGATTACCGGTCGATATTGAAGGTTTACAATCAGAAGTCGATGTTGACGAACAGTAATGTCTGTAACCTGTGCGGATTGGCGAATAAAGATAAATATTTGAGGGTGATACTTTCCATATTGCGGGAAGATAGACCGGAAGCCGAGGGCATACGCTCTACGATACGGGCCTGTTTCGGATTGGATAAAGAAGAGTCTCATGGTTAAGGATTGGATTTCGGCGGCTCGTCCGCGCACGCTGCCGGCATCGGCCAGCCCGGTGATCGCCGCTTCGGCTTATGCCTTTTATGCCGGTACATTTCGTTGGGTTCCCGCCGTGTTGTGTTTGTTGTTCGCTTTATTGGCACAAGTCGCCTCTAATATGGCGAACGACTACTTCGATTATGTGAAGGGGAGCGATAAAGCCGGTAGGGTAGGACCTCGTCGAGCCGTCGCTTCGGGCGATATAACTCCGCGAGCCATGCTTATGGGTACATTCTGCGTTTTAGGAGTGGCTTGTGCGGTAGGATTGGGACTTGTTTTTTTTGCCGGTTGGCAGTTGATACCGATAGGTGTGATTATAGCGGTGTTTGCATTGGCCTATACGGCAGGTCCTTATCCGTTGGCCTATCACGGATTGGGCGATGTAACCGTGTTTTTGTTTTTCGGTCTGGTTGCTGTGAACATGACCTATTATGTACAGGCTTTACAGTTCGATGCAGATGTGTTTCTGCTGTCGATCGCTATGGGATTGTTGTCTATAAATATTCTGTTGGTGAATAATTATCGGGACATGGAAGAAGACGCTGCGGCGAATAAACGAACGACGGTGGTGCTGTTCGGGAGGCGTTTTGCTTTGTGGTGGTATTTTGTGAACGGGGTGATCGCCGTTTTGTTGCTTTTACCTTGTTTGGCAGATTTCGGAATCGTGTATATATTTTTACCAGCCATTGTATATCTGTTTCTTCATATAAAGACAGGGTTGGCGATTAAGCAGCGGGTGGGTGAGGCATTGAATCCCCTGCTGGGAGCGACGGCTCGGAATCTACTCGTTTTTACGATTTTGGTTTCTGTGGTGTGGATATGTAAAGGATTAGGATTATGAGCAGGACGATTTTATTCATTGCCGCATTTTGGTTGGCTGTGCCATTGTGGGGGCAGTCGGGTATTATGCCGCGCCGAAGTTCTTCTATAAAAATTCCGAGTCAGGAAACAATGGAGAAAATAACCGAAGCCGACCCCGAGTTGGTAAGTCGGGAACCGGTATCGACATTATCCGATACGATATCTCGGGCGTTGCTGTTTTCTCCGGTAGCTGTCGATATGTTAGGGTTCGATAAACGTATGAGCGATACGAAAGAAAGTTTCCTTTTGCGAAACAATACACCTTATCGGTTGTCTCGGGTAGTCTTGAAAATGATTTATCGTACCCCAGACGGTCAAATGATCGATTATCGTACTCGCATGGTGGATTGTGATCTTTTGCCTCGTTCGACTCGCAAGTGTGAAATCGAGAGTTTCGACCGTTCGAAAAATTATTATCATGTCGATTCTCCCCCGTCTCGTGTGTCTGGACGTCCGTTCAAAGTGAGTTTCCTGCTATTGAGATATGATATTGTGATAGAGCCGTAACTCTTTTTTATAACTTCTCGTCAACTTTAACGCCTTACGGTTGACCCAAAAGGGGTATCTCCTTGTTTTAAGAGTGATTGTCGGAATAACCCGGCAACGTTAATTTATAAACTTATTTAGGAGGTATAATTATGACACCTGCAAAGCATCAACAAAACTGGCTCCCCGGAATTTTTAACGATTTCTTCGGAAATGAATGGATCGCTAAAACTAGCAGTGCGGCTCCGGCCATTAATATTGTAGAAACGGAAAAGGAATATGAGGTCCAAATTGCAGCACCGGGTATTACCAAAGACGACTTCGATATAACGGTCGACAAAGAAAATCATTTGGTCGTTACGGTAGAGCACAAACAAGAGGAAAGCGAAAAGGATAAAAAAGGACGTTATTTGCGCCGAGAATTTTCGTATTCGCAATTTCAACAGACTTTGATTTTACCGGATAATGTCAATACGGATGCCATTGAAGCACATCAGAACAACGGTGTATTGACAGTGATGATTCCGAAAAAGCAAACTCCTATGATGGCAGAAAAAAAGAAAATTATGGTAAAATAAACTTTTTCTGCATGGATAGCATACATAAAAGAGAGGGCTGCAATTTGCGGCCCTCTCTTTTATGTATTATCGCCACGTGAAATTCTTTTTTCTCGTTACAGAACCTATTACCTTGAAATAAAGGTTTATACATGGTTGTATGAAGGAAAAGAACGGTAAGGAGAAAAAAAGTCTCGGTTTGCGGAGTATTTTTGCAGCCCGTCGATAGACGATGACTTTGATCGAGAATAAAGACAAGGCCAGTATCGAGGCCAAAACAGCGGTTGTCCAATTATGTATGATGCCCTCTACCCATAGACAAACGAACAGAATATCGAAAGCATAATCAAAGAACTTAGCTATGCCGAATATCGATTTGGCTGTGGTATGAAGGTATTTGGAAGTAAAGTCGTATTGTAGCTTCAATTCTTTCCATGCTTCGTAGTTATCCTGATAAGTCGCGGTCATTTGTCCCGCTTCGGATATTTCTACACGGGTGTTGGTTCGGTTGGCTATCTCGTTGATGAACAGGTCGTCGTCTCCGTAGTGCAGATGTAGAAATTTGGAAAACCCTTTATTTTTGAAGAATAATTCTTTACGGTATGCCATGTTGGAACTTACTCCCATATAAGGCCGATTGATGAGGGCGAAAGACAAATATCGGATAGAAAATAACAGTTGGTCATAAGAGCAATACCAGAAAGAGAATTTTTCTTTTTCCTTTCGTTCAATGGCCGTATAGCCTAAAACAATGTCGATTCCGGGAACGAAGTTTCGGGCGATAGTGGCCAACCATTCGTTGTTTCTTGGATCGCAATTGGCGTTTGTGAATACGACTATATCGTATCGAGCGGCTTTTATACCGAGGGTCAGAGCCAGTTTTTTATGGCTTAGGTTGCGCGATCCTTCCGGTACGTAGGTGTGGTATAGATTTTTATATTGCGTCTCCAAAACGGAGAGTATGTCTTTGGAATCGTCGGTTGAATCGTCATTGACTACGATGACTTCGAATTCGGGGTATGCCTGATTTAGAATTTTGGGCATGTATTTAACGAGGTTTTCGGCATCGTTTTGGGCATAAACGATTACCGATACCGCAGGATATTGGTGGGTATATTCTATTTTTCCGTTTTTTTCTTTTTGATAAAAGTGAAAGGGGCGATTGAAAAGATAAAATTGATAGATTATTTCGATAATCCAAATCAGAATCAGTATCCCCAAGCAATATATTTCTGGGGTAGAAAAATCCCAAGAAAAGTTTAAATCCATAACGTGTGATAAAATGAATTACAAACGTACATAAACTTTTTCAAACAGACCGTTTGAAATGATTTTAATATTCTTTTTTATCGAAGACCGATAGAAAATAGTATATTAAGAAGCTGTATGTAAGAACTTTTCGTGAATGGTGAAAAATTGTAAGAAAAAAATTGTAATAAAGGTTCAAAAAGATGTTGAGATATGTATAATAAAAGGGCTTGGTACAACGTTATAAAATAGAATTATACCGGGCTAATCCGGACGGAAAAGAATAATGTAATGAAAATAAATGTGTTAAGTGCTATTGTCTTATTGCTTGTGGTTTCTTCCTGTTCAACCAGTAAGACTGCTTATTTTGAAAATTTGGATATCGAAGAGATGAGCGGAAAGATGGATGTAGGCAATTATGAATTGCGAATAGCTCCCGACGATATGCTATCGATAACGGTTTCGTCGGTTGTTCCCGATGCAGCCGCTCCTTATAATTTACCGGCTGTTTCCTATTCTGAGCCGGGGAAGCAAGAGCTGACGATTGTGCCTAATTTACAAGTCTATACGGTAGATAAAAATGGCTATATCTATTTCCCGATAGTAGGGCGTATTCGAGCCGAAGGAATGACCCGCAATGAACTGTCGAAGTTTATAGAGGATAAAATTCGTCCTGAGCTGAAAGATCCTTTTGTATTGGTACAATTCATGAATTTTAAAGTCGTTGTACTGGGCGAAGTGAAAACCCCGGGGCAGATATCGGTACAAACAGAGCGTATGTCGATACTCGATGCCATAGGTGCGGCAGGAGATTTGACTATCTATGGTGAACGGAAAAATGTATTGTTGATGCGGGAAGAAAATGGTAAGCGGATTTTTCATCGTTTCGATTTGACCGATCAATCTCTATTTGAATCGCCCTATTTTTATTTAAGACAGAACGATGTCGTTTACGTTATGCCGAATAAAGCACAGCGAAATAATTCGAATTACAATCAATTGGCACAATATCGCATATCTGTGGTGGGTACTGTTGTGAGTGCCATCTCGGTGTTGGCATCGTTGGCGATAGCGTTGTTCATTAAGTAATGAAAAGATTTTGTTTATGGAAGAAAAATATACCTCGGAAAGAAAAAATGATAATATCGATATAGTCGCTTTATGGCGTGCCGCATGTAGAAAATGGTATCTCTTCGCAGGGTCGGTTGTCGTTTGTGTAGCGTTGGTAGTTTGTTATTTGAAGATTGCCAAGCCTGTATATGAAGTTTCTGCCGATATTCTTGTCAATGAAGATGAGAAAAAAGGCGGTGGAGGCTTGTCTTCGCTGATGGGAGGAATCTCTGGTGGTGGATTTTCGTTAGACGGTATGATAGGTGGTGGCTCGGTGAATGACGAGATACTGGTTATTTCGTCGCATTCTTTAATTCGCGAAATGGTTCAAAGACTCGATTTGAATATATCATATACGAGCAAAAAAAACTTTTTCAAAAAGAAAGAGTATTATCGTAATTCACCCTTTACCGTAGATATTCCCGAATCGATGGTGGATACATTATCGAGTGGATTTGTAGTTAAAGTTCAAACGGGCGGTTCTGATGATAAAATCAAAGTCTTGTTGAAGAAAGGATTCTTTACGACTTTGGCCGAAATGGAAGCGACATCGTTCCCGATAAAGGTAGATTATGGAGAGGGGATTGTTATCGATAAGACCGAATTTTATAAGCCGGGTAAGAAGTTGAAGTTTGTCGCTCATGTTAACGGGTATGACGGCGAAGCTGAAATATTGGAGAAAAGGCTGGATATCGATTTGTCGGATAAAAAAGCCAATGGCATTTCATTAAAAATAAGGGAATCGAATAAGCAAAGAGGAAAAGATATACTCAATACGTTGATAGAATGTTATAACGAGGATGCTGTGCTGAATAAAAACTTGAAGGCGCAAAACATGCTTTCGTTTATCGACGAGCGTTTGATAACGGTAGAAGAAGAACTCCATGAAGCCGAGAGGATTGTAGAACGGTATAAAAGAGAAAACGATTTGTCCGATATAGATGCCGAAGCCAAAATCATTCTTGAAGCAAACAGTCAATACCGCAAATTACTGTTGGAAGCCGAAACACAATATTCGATTATTTCGATGGTAGATAGTTTCCTGAATAAGCCGGAAAACAAATATTCTTTGGTTCCTGTTACGACCGGTTTGCCCGATCGGGGCGCGGCCGAGGCGATTAATGAATATAATAAATTGCTATTGGAGAGAATGCGTTTGCTTCGTACAGCAAAGGATTCGAACTTGGCTTTACGTACACTTACCGCTCAAATAGATGTCATGCGTGAGAATATATTGAATACGGTGTCGAAAGCGAAAGAAAGTTCGGATATAGCTCGTACCGATTTGAAGAAACAAGAGGCGGATTTTCGGTCTAGGTTGCGGGGATTCCCTGAGC harbors:
- a CDS encoding glutaredoxin family protein, whose product is MKPIKLFYQARCPFCKRAFNYIDELKKRPVYKDIVIETIEETEHPDIADQYDYYYVPTFYIADEKVHEGGIYPNEVEAIFKKALVQE
- a CDS encoding DUF6565 domain-containing protein: MKRFYQMGLIVAVISVLSFVSCGVHSKNSYLKEFKSFVDKVENTDFETEADWNEALKEYERFTTTYYEEYKDKLTEEDLVEIGRLQGRFMKASMTRGAKFIEKNFNDAMQQASGLLDGLFEVNEDEE
- a CDS encoding nitroreductase family protein — translated: MDIYEIINHRQSDRQYDPERPVEPEKIRRILEAARIAPSACNAQPWHFIVVDEPELRNQVADAVASRILGMNHFTKQAPVHILVVEERPNFTSGIGGLIKDKQFPLLDIGIAAAHITLAATAEGLGSCILGWFDEKAVRKLLHIPDKKRVILDIVVGYSTQPLREKKRKSADEVISYNKY
- a CDS encoding riboflavin synthase, with protein sequence MFSGIVEEAAPIVALKRDNGNLHLTLKSSFAHELKIDQSVAHNGVCLTVVNIEGDHYTVTAIQETLERSNLGTLSVGDKVNLERSMLMNGRLDGHIVQGHVDQTARCTKIDLVDGSRYYTFTYDLNPEMAAKGYMTVEKGSVTVNGVSLTVCNSQDNSFQVAIIPYTYEHTNFHQIKEGSIVNLEFDIIGKYISRIMHFEKD
- a CDS encoding DUF4435 domain-containing protein is translated as MEILLPKRNDSAQTEKLLSRTVTVVGANGAGKSRFGVEIARRIQDHAFWLSAQKALCIMPPHEVWPGSIEAMYQEFMEYSYYVSKDTPTEFDQLLFLLLSEECRNLFEYKFKTPKGGHIDFPETRLDRVQKLWERVFPRNKMLRAEGRLLIQSENSEPFNPLRLSSGEKAVLYYIAGVLFAMPNAVILVEDPEFYLHHSIMKSLWDSIENLRKDCTFVYLTHDLDFAASRVESTCIWVRSFDADRMSWDYEFIRNDDSFPEGMYLDILGSRKPVLFIEGAATGSIDVKLYPYIFPEYTVKPLGGCNKVIEATRAFADLKEIHHLESRGIVDRDRRTEREVEYLRSRHVYVPEVAEVENLLMLEGVIRSVARRMKRNENKVFEIVKNNVIQLFAQEIESQALLHTRHRIRRDLEYKIDRRFNDIGSFEDHIDHLTDDTDVRGLYNMICSQFRTFVKNRDYRSILKVYNQKSMLTNSNVCNLCGLANKDKYLRVILSILREDRPEAEGIRSTIRACFGLDKEESHG
- a CDS encoding 1,4-dihydroxy-2-naphthoate polyprenyltransferase, with product MVKDWISAARPRTLPASASPVIAASAYAFYAGTFRWVPAVLCLLFALLAQVASNMANDYFDYVKGSDKAGRVGPRRAVASGDITPRAMLMGTFCVLGVACAVGLGLVFFAGWQLIPIGVIIAVFALAYTAGPYPLAYHGLGDVTVFLFFGLVAVNMTYYVQALQFDADVFLLSIAMGLLSINILLVNNYRDMEEDAAANKRTTVVLFGRRFALWWYFVNGVIAVLLLLPCLADFGIVYIFLPAIVYLFLHIKTGLAIKQRVGEALNPLLGATARNLLVFTILVSVVWICKGLGL
- a CDS encoding Hsp20/alpha crystallin family protein, whose amino-acid sequence is MTPAKHQQNWLPGIFNDFFGNEWIAKTSSAAPAINIVETEKEYEVQIAAPGITKDDFDITVDKENHLVVTVEHKQEESEKDKKGRYLRREFSYSQFQQTLILPDNVNTDAIEAHQNNGVLTVMIPKKQTPMMAEKKKIMVK
- a CDS encoding glycosyltransferase, producing the protein MDLNFSWDFSTPEIYCLGILILIWIIEIIYQFYLFNRPFHFYQKEKNGKIEYTHQYPAVSVIVYAQNDAENLVKYMPKILNQAYPEFEVIVVNDDSTDDSKDILSVLETQYKNLYHTYVPEGSRNLSHKKLALTLGIKAARYDIVVFTNANCDPRNNEWLATIARNFVPGIDIVLGYTAIERKEKEKFSFWYCSYDQLLFSIRYLSFALINRPYMGVSSNMAYRKELFFKNKGFSKFLHLHYGDDDLFINEIANRTNTRVEISEAGQMTATYQDNYEAWKELKLQYDFTSKYLHTTAKSIFGIAKFFDYAFDILFVCLWVEGIIHNWTTAVLASILALSLFSIKVIVYRRAAKILRKPRLFFSLPFFSFIQPCINLYFKVIGSVTRKKNFTWR
- a CDS encoding polysaccharide biosynthesis/export family protein, with product MKINVLSAIVLLLVVSSCSTSKTAYFENLDIEEMSGKMDVGNYELRIAPDDMLSITVSSVVPDAAAPYNLPAVSYSEPGKQELTIVPNLQVYTVDKNGYIYFPIVGRIRAEGMTRNELSKFIEDKIRPELKDPFVLVQFMNFKVVVLGEVKTPGQISVQTERMSILDAIGAAGDLTIYGERKNVLLMREENGKRIFHRFDLTDQSLFESPYFYLRQNDVVYVMPNKAQRNNSNYNQLAQYRISVVGTVVSAISVLASLAIALFIK
- a CDS encoding polysaccharide biosynthesis tyrosine autokinase yields the protein MEEKYTSERKNDNIDIVALWRAACRKWYLFAGSVVVCVALVVCYLKIAKPVYEVSADILVNEDEKKGGGGLSSLMGGISGGGFSLDGMIGGGSVNDEILVISSHSLIREMVQRLDLNISYTSKKNFFKKKEYYRNSPFTVDIPESMVDTLSSGFVVKVQTGGSDDKIKVLLKKGFFTTLAEMEATSFPIKVDYGEGIVIDKTEFYKPGKKLKFVAHVNGYDGEAEILEKRLDIDLSDKKANGISLKIRESNKQRGKDILNTLIECYNEDAVLNKNLKAQNMLSFIDERLITVEEELHEAERIVERYKRENDLSDIDAEAKIILEANSQYRKLLLEAETQYSIISMVDSFLNKPENKYSLVPVTTGLPDRGAAEAINEYNKLLLERMRLLRTAKDSNLALRTLTAQIDVMRENILNTVSKAKESSDIARTDLKKQEADFRSRLRGFPEQEREYMDIKRNQLIKNELYTFLMKRREENAMTLAATSPKCRIVNPAYSKNKPVAPQSLILLLIACGIGLVLPVVYLYGKTVFSVKFNNKNDLRRLTDLPIAGEICHSSTSGYVVLRENSVSPAAEMFRLLRSNLQFMLPGGGKSILLVTSSEPGEGKSFVSLNLAYSIALMRKRTVLIDLDLRNPKIADYLGLSVTTGLTNYLVSNKEGGENDLIHHVAQEGFLDVITAGPVPPNPSELLLSEKLDSLMARLREKYDYVIVDTAPVERVSDTFSLTRFVDATLYVCRADYTHKNSVFNVEDFVAEGSLKNVMFVLNDTEIKKTYGYSVKHTRG